Proteins from a genomic interval of Mesobacillus sp. S13:
- a CDS encoding DUF3899 domain-containing protein yields MRNRFGKIFFGFFISQLLVLILSLVYQQSITLLSYVNISFYIASILLFTSLIVFTVNSGFFDAISYSFRTVFAGKEEKKKSFTEMTPLSELVTINANPLFLVGLLDFIVMLATLYVYYL; encoded by the coding sequence ATGCGTAATAGATTTGGGAAAATTTTTTTTGGTTTTTTCATTTCACAATTATTGGTTTTGATCCTTTCACTTGTCTATCAACAGAGTATCACCTTGCTCAGTTATGTAAATATCTCTTTTTACATTGCTAGCATCCTGCTTTTTACTTCCCTAATAGTCTTTACAGTTAACTCAGGTTTTTTCGACGCTATTTCTTATTCTTTCCGGACTGTATTTGCCGGAAAAGAAGAGAAAAAAAAGTCCTTTACTGAAATGACTCCATTATCAGAACTAGTCACCATCAACGCAAACCCCCTGTTTTTGGTGGGGTTGCTTGACTTTATCGTGATGCTTGCAACATTGTACGTTTATTATTTATAA
- the opp4B gene encoding oligopeptide ABC transporter permease — MLKYSLRRILGMIPMLFLISIVVFSLAKLMPGDSLSGEIDPNNTDPAYIEEMREKLGYNDPVHIQYFTWITNFMQGDFGKSTRYKIPASEIIAERLPNTIFLGFTSILITYVLALIMGIYAGRKPYTLGDNAIGTANYIGLALPSFVAGVFAIYFFSFNLGWFPSNGSVDISTTEGTAAYWLSRLHHVFLPAVVLGLLSTASYTQFLRNDIIENSRKDFVRTARAKGTAESKIYNQHILRNSIIPLVTFLGFDIVNLVGGAIITETIFTYPGLGQLFLNSVSQRDYPVLMTLTMMFSFLTLFGNLIADILYGIVDPRIRLD, encoded by the coding sequence ATGCTTAAATACAGTTTACGACGCATACTCGGCATGATTCCTATGCTTTTCCTTATCTCTATTGTAGTGTTTTCCCTGGCGAAACTTATGCCAGGGGACTCACTCAGTGGGGAGATCGATCCGAACAATACGGATCCGGCATACATAGAAGAGATGCGCGAGAAGCTCGGGTATAATGACCCAGTCCACATTCAATATTTTACATGGATCACAAATTTCATGCAGGGAGACTTCGGGAAATCAACCCGTTATAAAATCCCGGCAAGCGAAATAATCGCAGAGCGTTTGCCAAATACGATATTTCTAGGTTTTACCAGTATTTTAATAACCTATGTACTAGCATTAATAATGGGCATTTATGCCGGAAGGAAGCCATATACGCTTGGCGATAACGCCATCGGTACAGCCAACTATATAGGCCTGGCACTCCCTTCATTCGTAGCTGGTGTGTTTGCAATCTATTTCTTTTCATTCAATTTAGGATGGTTCCCATCAAATGGATCGGTTGATATCTCGACTACAGAAGGAACAGCAGCCTACTGGTTAAGCAGGCTTCATCATGTATTCCTGCCTGCTGTGGTTTTAGGATTACTGAGTACCGCAAGCTATACGCAGTTCCTGCGTAATGACATTATAGAAAACAGCCGTAAGGATTTTGTAAGAACGGCCCGTGCTAAAGGCACAGCTGAAAGCAAGATTTACAATCAGCATATTTTACGTAATTCAATTATCCCACTAGTAACATTTCTTGGATTTGACATTGTCAACCTGGTCGGTGGAGCAATCATTACGGAAACGATCTTCACTTATCCTGGACTCGGTCAATTATTCTTGAACTCTGTCAGCCAGAGAGACTATCCAGTGCTGATGACACTGACAATGATGTTCTCATTCTTGACACTATTTGGAAATCTCATTGCTGATATTCTATACGGAATCGTAGATCCAAGGATCAGGCTTGATTAA
- the trpS gene encoding tryptophan--tRNA ligase: MMETIFSGIQPSGTITLGNYIGAMKQFTELQEEYNCYFCIVDQHAITVPQDRLQLRKNIKSLAALYIASGIDPEKVTLFIQSEVPAHAQAGWMMQCVAYIGELERMTQFKDKSTGKEAVSAGLLTYPPLMAADILLYSTNLVPVGEDQKQHLELTRDLAERFNKKYNDIFTIPEVRIAKVGARVMSLQDPLKKMSKSDTNSKAFISMLDEPKQIEKKIKSAVTDSEGIVKYDKENKPGISNLLSIYSILTGKEITEIEKDYEGKGYGDFKGDLAKVVVDVIEPIQKKYYELIDSVELDEILDRGAEKANHVANKMLKKMENAMGLGRKRR; this comes from the coding sequence ATCATGGAAACTATATTTTCAGGTATCCAGCCAAGCGGCACCATCACACTTGGCAATTACATCGGTGCAATGAAGCAATTCACAGAACTTCAGGAAGAATATAATTGTTATTTCTGTATCGTCGATCAACATGCAATTACCGTACCGCAGGACCGCTTGCAGCTTCGCAAGAATATTAAAAGCCTTGCAGCATTGTATATAGCATCAGGAATTGATCCTGAAAAAGTAACTTTATTCATTCAGTCGGAAGTGCCGGCACATGCTCAGGCAGGATGGATGATGCAGTGCGTTGCTTATATAGGCGAGCTTGAAAGGATGACGCAATTCAAGGATAAATCCACTGGGAAAGAAGCTGTCTCAGCCGGTCTTTTAACCTATCCCCCGCTTATGGCAGCAGATATCCTTCTATATAGTACGAATCTCGTACCAGTTGGCGAAGACCAGAAGCAGCATTTAGAGCTGACAAGAGATCTAGCTGAACGTTTCAATAAGAAATACAATGACATTTTTACGATTCCAGAGGTGCGCATCGCTAAGGTCGGAGCAAGAGTTATGTCCTTACAGGATCCACTGAAAAAAATGAGCAAGTCGGACACTAACAGCAAGGCTTTCATCTCCATGCTTGACGAACCGAAGCAAATCGAAAAGAAAATCAAAAGTGCAGTAACCGACTCCGAAGGCATTGTAAAATATGATAAAGAGAACAAGCCAGGCATTTCAAACCTCTTATCCATCTATTCTATCTTAACCGGTAAAGAAATTACGGAAATTGAAAAAGACTATGAGGGTAAAGGGTATGGAGATTTCAAAGGTGACCTTGCAAAGGTTGTTGTCGATGTCATCGAACCAATCCAGAAAAAATACTACGAGCTGATCGATTCTGTTGAACTGGATGAAATTCTTGATCGTGGCGCTGAAAAAGCAAACCACGTCGCGAACAAAATGCTTAAGAAAATGGAAAATGCGATGGGCCTTGGGCGTAAACGCAGATAA
- a CDS encoding DUF2268 domain-containing protein: MIVRTDKWLESDFDNTKKMCEKLLDHFHGADDPKKVYSYLKNFGMYKPDRKNKRIFEELKKEAYWNRIGVIFNKYKRKWNGPDIPIFIFPMDQSNARLMREGKGKSGLSFIDKMFLFLTPIDDEKELEALFVHEYHHVCRMKAQKKNPEEYTLLDSMILEGLAEHTVAENCGEPYTGDWSRRYSTKKLADFWEKDIENKLSITRKDREHDEILFGLGSRPRLLGYAIGYELVKQYKQHRNFTEKASFKIPSSEFTNLLKF, translated from the coding sequence GTGATTGTAAGGACAGACAAATGGCTTGAATCTGATTTTGACAATACAAAGAAGATGTGTGAAAAACTGCTTGACCATTTTCACGGAGCCGATGATCCAAAAAAAGTCTACTCTTATTTAAAGAACTTTGGCATGTACAAGCCGGATCGCAAAAACAAAAGAATTTTCGAGGAGCTGAAAAAGGAAGCATATTGGAATCGGATAGGGGTGATTTTTAATAAATACAAACGAAAATGGAATGGACCGGATATTCCGATTTTCATTTTTCCAATGGATCAATCGAATGCCAGGTTAATGAGGGAAGGGAAAGGGAAATCTGGTCTATCCTTCATAGATAAAATGTTCCTCTTTCTGACCCCGATCGATGATGAGAAAGAGCTGGAGGCATTGTTTGTACATGAATACCACCATGTATGCAGGATGAAGGCACAAAAGAAAAACCCTGAAGAATATACTCTTCTCGATTCAATGATCTTAGAGGGCTTAGCTGAGCATACTGTTGCCGAAAATTGCGGTGAACCTTACACAGGGGACTGGAGCAGGCGATATTCGACAAAAAAACTGGCTGATTTTTGGGAAAAAGATATTGAAAACAAGCTTTCAATTACAAGGAAAGACCGTGAACATGATGAAATTCTGTTTGGATTAGGAAGCAGGCCAAGGCTCCTAGGCTATGCGATTGGCTATGAATTAGTAAAACAATATAAACAACATAGAAATTTTACTGAAAAAGCATCATTTAAGATTCCTTCGTCTGAATTTACAAACTTACTAAAATTTTAA
- a CDS encoding ABC transporter ATP-binding protein: MSNYSIHNEAPLLEVKNLETAFNIDGEFYNAVDKVSFAVKPRQIVGVVGESGCGKSVMSLSVMQLLPKGVGKIRGGEIVFEGVHLEQLSEKEMNKIRGRDISMIFQEPMTSMNPVFTIGFQLQEVLFNHTKISKAEARQKSIALLKSVGISRPEKIVDEYPHQLSGGMRQRVMIAMAIANQPKLLIADEPTTALDVTVQAQILDLLKSIQEVNDMSVIMITHDLGVVAEMCDEVIVMYAGRIVERADVDTLFYNPKHPYTELMMGAIPKMDEDKEELSSIKGIVPSLKNMPATGCRFANRCPKAMPECTSITPQLGEVEQGHEVACILYEASMPKEGVKA, translated from the coding sequence ATGAGCAATTATTCAATACATAATGAAGCACCTTTGCTGGAAGTCAAGAATCTTGAGACAGCATTTAATATCGATGGCGAATTTTACAACGCTGTTGACAAGGTAAGCTTTGCTGTCAAACCAAGGCAGATTGTCGGGGTTGTTGGCGAATCAGGGTGCGGGAAATCAGTTATGAGCTTATCGGTCATGCAGCTCCTTCCAAAAGGAGTTGGAAAGATTCGCGGTGGCGAGATTGTTTTCGAAGGAGTTCATCTCGAACAGCTATCCGAAAAGGAAATGAATAAAATCCGCGGCCGCGACATTTCAATGATCTTCCAGGAGCCGATGACATCGATGAATCCAGTTTTTACAATAGGATTCCAGCTGCAGGAAGTATTGTTTAACCACACGAAAATCTCTAAAGCCGAAGCAAGGCAGAAAAGCATCGCGCTATTGAAAAGCGTAGGCATTTCTCGTCCTGAGAAAATCGTAGATGAGTATCCGCATCAGCTATCCGGTGGTATGAGACAGAGGGTCATGATTGCGATGGCAATTGCAAACCAGCCGAAGCTTCTTATTGCGGACGAGCCTACAACAGCATTGGATGTAACAGTCCAAGCCCAGATTCTTGACTTGCTTAAGAGTATCCAGGAAGTAAATGATATGTCCGTCATCATGATCACGCATGATCTTGGCGTTGTTGCAGAGATGTGCGATGAAGTCATCGTTATGTATGCAGGCCGGATTGTAGAACGTGCTGATGTTGACACACTTTTCTATAACCCGAAGCATCCTTACACAGAATTGATGATGGGTGCCATCCCTAAGATGGATGAGGATAAAGAAGAATTAAGCTCGATCAAGGGAATCGTCCCGTCGCTAAAAAATATGCCTGCAACTGGCTGCCGTTTCGCAAACCGTTGTCCGAAAGCAATGCCAGAGTGTACAAGTATCACTCCACAGCTTGGAGAAGTCGAGCAAGGACATGAAGTGGCGTGCATTCTATATGAAGCAAGTATGCCAAAAGAAGGGGTTAAGGCATAA
- the opp4C gene encoding oligopeptide ABC transporter permease, which yields MEVSTANNTQINLKPEKGLSPWAIARRKFIKNKLAMTSLIFLIFVTVVSFLAPYITTIDITKINIGSMSLKPSAEHWLGTDKNGRDVFTRLLYGGRVSLLVGISCTLFVIFFGTIVGSIAGYFGGIVDSMLMRFTDFVLNFPFLVFVIVLATIFYGKINGLVILIMVISLLSWGGVARIVRSKILAEKENEYILAAISIGCSPFKVITKHLLPNVLSTIIVQATILFASMIVAETGLSFLGFGVPSEIPSWGNMLAFANEPDVLQGKPWIWIPPALAITLTILSINFVGEGLKDALNPRSRR from the coding sequence ATGGAAGTTTCTACAGCAAATAATACACAGATTAATCTGAAGCCGGAAAAAGGCTTGTCTCCTTGGGCCATTGCTCGCAGAAAGTTTATTAAAAACAAACTGGCGATGACAAGCTTGATCTTTTTGATCTTCGTAACCGTTGTTTCTTTCCTGGCTCCATATATTACTACTATTGATATTACGAAAATCAATATTGGTTCAATGTCACTTAAACCATCTGCTGAACACTGGCTTGGTACAGACAAAAACGGACGTGATGTTTTCACGAGATTATTGTATGGCGGAAGGGTATCCCTTTTAGTCGGAATTAGCTGTACATTATTCGTTATCTTTTTCGGAACAATTGTAGGATCAATCGCAGGATACTTCGGAGGAATTGTGGACAGCATGCTCATGCGTTTTACTGATTTCGTTCTGAACTTCCCATTCCTGGTTTTCGTTATCGTATTGGCTACAATTTTCTACGGTAAAATTAACGGTCTTGTCATCCTGATCATGGTTATCAGCTTGCTGAGCTGGGGCGGGGTAGCAAGGATTGTCCGAAGCAAGATCTTGGCGGAGAAGGAGAACGAATATATTCTTGCTGCAATCTCAATCGGATGTTCACCATTTAAAGTCATCACAAAGCATTTACTGCCTAATGTTCTTTCAACAATCATCGTACAAGCAACAATCTTGTTCGCTTCCATGATTGTCGCAGAAACAGGACTAAGCTTCTTGGGATTCGGTGTACCATCTGAAATTCCATCATGGGGTAACATGCTTGCATTCGCAAATGAACCAGACGTATTACAAGGAAAGCCGTGGATCTGGATTCCACCAGCACTTGCTATCACACTAACGATTTTGTCCATCAACTTCGTAGGTGAAGGCCTAAAAGATGCACTGAATCCAAGATCACGCCGTTAA
- a CDS encoding YjbA family protein, producing the protein MLYLHDVWVNWFEGEENGYNVCHFHEWRKDDGVELLDQVPLLKIDHLLFNYIENDLSELPQQLLDDIYRKAYLRKNHERTQLDYCFVVSDGTGILAVDTIGYNIPIRKSRLIPRQEQLVYEMIENQDTIQYGFNDQSALKDFHILSPSPDLMSGLTRKERQLKQLLFMAMDQLNSSKNVAEVRYWFTEWKPELYEEIQRRSFEDVWEQLYEETKFGWSDKHEKFCENIIKGQAFFEKLWEMEHGPKVN; encoded by the coding sequence ATGTTGTATCTTCATGATGTCTGGGTAAACTGGTTTGAAGGGGAAGAGAATGGCTATAATGTCTGCCATTTCCACGAATGGCGGAAGGACGATGGCGTTGAGCTGCTTGACCAGGTGCCGCTTCTGAAAATTGACCATTTGTTATTTAATTACATTGAGAATGATTTATCAGAGCTGCCTCAACAGCTTCTGGATGACATTTATCGTAAGGCCTATTTGCGGAAGAATCATGAACGTACTCAGCTTGATTACTGCTTCGTCGTATCAGATGGAACGGGAATCCTGGCTGTTGACACGATCGGCTATAATATTCCCATCCGAAAAAGCCGGCTTATCCCTCGTCAGGAGCAGCTGGTGTACGAAATGATTGAAAATCAGGATACGATTCAATACGGGTTCAATGATCAAAGTGCATTAAAGGATTTCCATATCCTATCACCTTCTCCCGATTTAATGAGTGGATTGACCCGGAAGGAAAGACAGTTAAAGCAATTATTGTTCATGGCCATGGATCAGCTGAATTCTTCAAAAAATGTAGCTGAAGTCCGATACTGGTTCACTGAATGGAAGCCTGAATTATATGAAGAAATTCAGCGTCGCTCATTTGAAGATGTATGGGAGCAGTTATATGAAGAAACTAAGTTTGGCTGGTCAGATAAGCACGAGAAATTTTGCGAAAACATCATCAAAGGACAGGCCTTTTTCGAAAAACTTTGGGAAATGGAGCACGGCCCAAAAGTAAATTGA
- the opp4A gene encoding oligopeptide ABC transporter substrate-binding protein — translation MKKPLLWLAMLVLVLSTFLAACSGGDKEKTTADPKEDDKDNAAEETGPQDGGTLTYALSSEFKGLLNWNFYDADGDDDIIAFFDDALIDYDENLKAEPNIASWTTDDNKVFTFTFEKGVKWHNGEELTVNDWVFALETIATLGGEHQRWSNVNTIEGAKDFNEGKTDKIAGLEVVDDYTLKITFDKARVNNLENVWAYPLSRKEFEGIDPKDMAASEQVRTKPVGTGPFKVAKVIPGESVELVKNENYWKGAPHLDKIVVKVIDSSLTTGELKNGTLDMTPFHPTVLPEIEALDNVEVVKFPGLSYYYIGFKLGKYDGKKNVMDKDKYASKELRQAMLFAINREEWVDAFFSGLGKPLNRPIPSSHWIAAPNEDMPIQYEYNPEKAKEILDKAGYVDKDGDGFREDPKGEKFTVKFSHYATGNPTFEARAKAMTQYWEEVGLKSELQMTDVNLYYDQLEKDDPALEVFYGGWGTGADPDPLPLWGIESVWNYPRWVNEDAQKLLEDAVDLEVVGTDTEKRAKLYSDWQKIFNEEVPALPILELEEVMAVAERVQGVKYDVSGSNSPHEWWIKQ, via the coding sequence ATGAAGAAACCATTGCTTTGGCTAGCTATGCTAGTACTGGTTTTATCAACATTCCTTGCTGCGTGCAGCGGAGGAGACAAAGAGAAGACAACAGCTGATCCAAAAGAGGACGACAAAGACAACGCAGCAGAAGAAACAGGACCGCAAGATGGCGGTACATTGACTTACGCTTTAAGCTCTGAGTTCAAAGGCCTTTTGAACTGGAACTTCTACGATGCTGACGGAGACGATGACATCATCGCATTCTTCGACGATGCATTGATCGACTATGATGAGAACCTTAAGGCTGAGCCAAACATCGCTAGCTGGACTACTGATGACAACAAGGTTTTCACTTTCACTTTTGAAAAAGGCGTAAAATGGCACAATGGCGAAGAATTGACAGTTAATGACTGGGTATTCGCTCTTGAAACAATCGCTACTCTTGGTGGAGAACACCAACGCTGGTCTAACGTAAACACAATCGAAGGTGCAAAGGACTTCAACGAAGGAAAGACTGACAAGATCGCTGGTCTTGAAGTTGTTGATGACTATACTTTGAAAATCACTTTTGATAAAGCTCGCGTAAACAACCTTGAGAATGTTTGGGCTTACCCGCTTTCTCGCAAGGAATTTGAAGGAATCGATCCTAAGGATATGGCTGCTTCTGAGCAGGTCCGCACTAAGCCTGTAGGAACTGGTCCATTCAAAGTTGCAAAAGTTATCCCTGGTGAATCAGTAGAACTAGTTAAAAACGAAAACTACTGGAAAGGTGCTCCGCACTTAGACAAGATCGTTGTTAAAGTTATCGATTCTTCACTTACTACTGGAGAACTTAAGAATGGAACTCTTGACATGACTCCATTCCACCCAACAGTTCTTCCTGAAATCGAAGCACTTGATAACGTTGAAGTTGTGAAATTCCCTGGCTTATCTTACTACTACATCGGCTTCAAACTTGGTAAATACGATGGCAAGAAAAACGTAATGGACAAAGATAAGTATGCAAGCAAAGAATTGCGCCAAGCTATGCTTTTCGCAATCAACCGCGAAGAGTGGGTAGATGCGTTCTTCAGTGGATTAGGAAAGCCGCTTAACCGTCCTATCCCATCTTCACACTGGATTGCTGCACCTAACGAAGATATGCCGATCCAATATGAATACAATCCAGAAAAAGCAAAAGAAATCCTTGATAAAGCTGGATATGTTGATAAAGACGGAGATGGATTCCGTGAAGATCCAAAGGGAGAAAAGTTCACTGTTAAGTTCTCTCACTATGCAACTGGAAACCCAACTTTTGAAGCACGTGCAAAAGCTATGACTCAGTATTGGGAAGAAGTTGGCTTGAAGTCTGAGCTTCAAATGACAGATGTTAACCTTTACTATGATCAGCTTGAAAAAGATGACCCAGCTCTAGAAGTATTCTATGGCGGTTGGGGAACTGGCGCAGATCCGGATCCACTACCACTTTGGGGTATTGAATCAGTATGGAACTACCCACGTTGGGTAAATGAAGATGCTCAAAAGCTTCTTGAAGATGCTGTTGACCTTGAAGTAGTTGGAACTGACACAGAAAAGCGTGCAAAATTGTATTCTGACTGGCAGAAGATTTTCAACGAAGAAGTACCTGCACTTCCAATCCTTGAACTAGAAGAAGTTATGGCTGTTGCTGAGCGCGTTCAAGGCGTTAAGTACGACGTTTCTGGTTCTAACTCACCTCATGAATGGTGGATCAAGCAATAA
- the opp4C gene encoding oligopeptide ABC transporter permease, translated as MLGIIVRKFVKNKLAVFGGIFLIIIITAALLAPVIAPYSPSKQNLLLKLQPPNSEHWLGTDRFGRDVFSRLLYGARISLLVGFASVLGSITIGTFLGAVAGYVGGIVDAIIMRFVDIILSIPSIFLLITLVTIFKPGVDKLILIFALLGWTTTARLVRGEFLSLRSREFVLASKTIGTKTPTIIFSHILPNAMGPIIVSATLAVGYVILAESGLSYLGLGIQPPHASWGNMLQDAQNFTILLKSWWYPLAPGLMILLTVICFNFVGDGLRDALDPKINE; from the coding sequence TCACTGCAGCTCTGTTAGCGCCAGTGATTGCCCCATACTCACCTTCCAAGCAGAACCTGCTTTTAAAATTGCAGCCGCCGAACAGTGAGCATTGGCTTGGGACGGACAGGTTTGGCAGGGATGTATTTTCAAGGCTTTTATATGGAGCAAGAATTTCATTGTTGGTCGGATTCGCATCCGTTCTGGGCTCCATTACGATTGGCACCTTCCTTGGAGCTGTAGCGGGCTATGTTGGCGGGATTGTTGATGCGATAATTATGAGGTTTGTCGATATCATTCTATCGATTCCATCCATTTTCTTATTGATCACTTTGGTCACGATCTTCAAGCCGGGAGTTGATAAGCTGATTCTGATCTTCGCGCTCCTGGGATGGACAACTACTGCACGACTTGTCAGAGGTGAATTCCTCTCACTAAGGTCGAGAGAATTTGTCCTAGCATCCAAAACGATTGGCACGAAGACGCCTACGATTATTTTCTCTCATATCTTGCCAAACGCGATGGGCCCAATCATCGTATCCGCTACACTGGCAGTAGGCTATGTCATCCTGGCAGAATCAGGATTGAGCTATTTAGGACTGGGAATACAGCCGCCGCACGCAAGCTGGGGAAATATGCTCCAGGATGCACAGAATTTTACGATTCTCTTGAAATCATGGTGGTATCCACTGGCCCCGGGATTGATGATCCTGCTGACTGTCATTTGTTTCAACTTTGTCGGGGATGGACTGAGGGATGCTCTTGACCCGAAGATTAACGAATAA
- a CDS encoding ABC transporter ATP-binding protein: MSNTTLTEKENLLEIKNLKTYYPVKGGFFRRTVGNVKAVDDISFEIKKGETLGLVGESGCGKSTTGRTIIRLLNATDGEIIFEGKDITKLRGKTLQSIRQDIQMVFQDPYASLNPMQMVGDIVSEPIRNFKNASMKDLKNEVMDLLTKVGLPEDAYYKYAHEFSGGQRQRIGIARALALRPKLIIADEPVSALDVSVQSQVLNLLKELQKEFDLTFLFIAHDLSVVKHMSDRIGVMYLGNMVEIADRNSMYAEPLHPYTQALISAIPMPDPRRKKERIVLEGDVPSPLNPPTGCPFHPRCPAAMAECSQVKPALKEVKPGHRVACHLY; encoded by the coding sequence ATGAGCAATACAACTTTAACAGAAAAAGAGAATTTGCTGGAAATTAAGAATCTGAAAACCTATTACCCTGTCAAAGGCGGATTCTTCCGCCGCACAGTTGGGAATGTCAAAGCTGTCGACGATATTTCATTCGAAATCAAAAAGGGTGAAACATTAGGTCTCGTAGGAGAATCAGGCTGCGGCAAATCAACAACTGGTAGAACAATCATCAGATTGTTGAATGCGACAGATGGGGAAATCATTTTTGAAGGCAAGGATATTACTAAGTTAAGAGGCAAGACACTTCAGTCGATTCGCCAGGATATCCAGATGGTCTTCCAGGATCCTTATGCCTCACTTAACCCGATGCAAATGGTCGGTGACATTGTCTCTGAACCTATCCGGAACTTCAAGAATGCTAGTATGAAAGACTTGAAAAATGAAGTGATGGATTTATTAACAAAAGTTGGTCTTCCTGAAGATGCTTACTATAAATATGCCCATGAATTCTCGGGCGGACAGAGACAAAGGATTGGCATTGCCAGAGCGCTTGCGTTGAGACCTAAGCTGATCATAGCTGATGAGCCGGTATCGGCCCTTGACGTATCCGTCCAATCCCAGGTTCTTAATCTATTGAAAGAGCTTCAGAAGGAATTTGACTTAACTTTCTTATTCATCGCTCATGACCTTAGTGTCGTTAAGCATATGAGTGACCGGATCGGCGTAATGTATCTCGGCAATATGGTTGAAATTGCCGATCGCAACAGCATGTATGCTGAGCCGCTCCACCCATATACCCAGGCTTTGATTTCAGCCATTCCAATGCCGGATCCGCGCAGGAAGAAGGAAAGGATCGTACTCGAAGGAGATGTGCCAAGTCCATTGAATCCTCCAACAGGGTGCCCATTCCATCCGCGCTGCCCAGCTGCGATGGCAGAGTGTTCTCAAGTGAAGCCAGCTTTAAAGGAGGTGAAGCCAGGACACCGAGTTGCTTGCCACCTTTACTAG